The segment GCAGCAGATCCGACCGGGTTCGTAGTGCAGTCACCTGCACGGATTGCCCTTGATTTTCCCGGTGTGACGAATGCCTCAGGAAAATCTTTAGTTGAATTTAATCAAGGTAATTTGCGCTCGGCTAACCTTGTTGAGGCCTCTGGTCGTTCACGGCTGGTGCTCAATCTCAAGGCTGCTACGACTTATCGCTTGCAGCGCCAAGGCAAGTCTTTGTTGATTATGCTGGACCCCGCAGGTGCCGCTGCAACGGTGGCGGGAACTCCTGCTGCGGTAGCTCCTGTCTTTGAGAGTAAATCGGCATCTACTGATGCTGCATCAATCAAAGGCGTTGATTTCCGCCGTGGCAATGATGGCTCAGGCCGGGTCATTGTGAGCTTGGGAAGCAGTCAGGTCGGGGTTGACCTGCGCCAAGAAGGCAAGGGCTTGACCGTTGATTTTCTGCGCTCGGACCTTCCAGAAAATCTGCGCAAAAAATTGGATGTTGCTGATTTTGGTACTCCAGTTCAAGCCATCTCGACCACTCAACAAGGTGACCGTGTGCGTATGCGCATTGATCCTATCGGGGATTGGGAGCACAGCGCTTATCAAAGCGATAACCAGTTTGTTTTGGAAGTTCGCCAGAAAAAAGTGGACACCAGCAAACTGACGCAAGGCCCTGGATATAGCGGTGAAAAACTGTCGCTGAACTTCCAAAATATCGAAGTGCGTTCGCTGCTGCAGGTGATTGCCGACTTCACCAATTTCAATATCGTGACTTCGGATACGGTGACAGGTGCTCTGACGCTGCGTCTGAAGGATGTACCTTGGGATCAAGCGCTACAAATCATCATGGATGCAAAGGGTCTGGGCATGCGCAAGTCAGGCTCCGTGCTCTGGATTGCACCCAAGGATGAAATTGATGCGCGTACCAAGCGCGACTATGAAGCAGCGATGGAAATTCAGAAGCTGGAGCCTCTGCGTACTCAGGGTTTCCAACTGAACTATGCCAAGGCGGCTGATATTTTGACGCAGATCACAACCTCTACTGGCGGTGGCGGTGGTACTGGCACAGCAACTAGTGCTCGTTTTCTGTCTGCACGTGGCTCTGCTATTTCTGAGCCCCGTACCAACCAATTGTTTGTGACAGATACGCCAACCAAGCTCGATGAAATGAAAGCTTTGCTGGCAACGCTAGATGTGCCTGTACGCCAAGTCATGATTGAGGCCAGAATCGTTGAAGCACGCGATACTTTTGGTCGTAATTTGGGTGTGAAATTTGGTGGTGGAGCAATTGGCAGCAACCGTGCTTTCGGAACTAACCAGGGCTCAGTTCCTGGTGCAGCTCTTACATCAACTAGCACTAGCGCTATATCAAACTCGAATTTTGTGAATTTACCTGCGAGCGCAATCAGCGGCGCAGCGGCGGGTCAAGTTGCTTTTTCAGTGTTCAATAGTTCATTGACCCGCTTTTTGTCTTTGGAATTGTCTGCACTTGAGGCTGAAGGTGATGGCAAGATCATCTCTAATCCTCGTTTGGTTACAGCAGATCAAAACAAGGCCTTAATCGAACAAGGTACGGAGTACCCTTATTCAGTTACTGCTCCCAACGGCGCGACCACGATTTCCTTTAAGAAGGCGGTTCTTAAGTTAGAGGTGACACCCCAGATTACTCCTGAAGGTGACATCATTCTGGACTTGGATGTGAACAAGGATAGTCGAGGCGAGACAACAACCCAAGGCGTTGCTATTGATACCAAGCACATCAAAACACAGGTGCTGGTTGAAAATGGTGGCACGGTTGTGATCGGTGGTATTTTTGAAATGGAAGAAACGAATCAGGTTAACAAAGTACCCTTGTTGGGTGATATACCTGTTTTGGGGCATTTGTTTCGCAATAGTGCTAAGGCATCACAAAAACGTGAAATGCTGATATTTATTACGCCCAAGATGCTGAGTCAGGCGCGAAATACTAGTAAGTAACAGGTACTCCGGTATCTCAAAGGCCCGCATGAACAAAATGCGGGCCTTTTTGATTTCCGAATGTCTGTGGACTGCGAAAATATCCGATATACGAGAAAATAAATTGCGGATGGCTGTGATCGATGACTATTTTGAAAAACTCTCACATTGCTCTTGTCGGGCTGCCTGGATGTGGAAAATCTACCATTGGGCGTTATTTGGCTAAGCGCTGGGCGCTACCTTTTGTGGATGTGGATGCAGCCATTGAAGAGCACATCAGATGCACGATCCGTGAGTTTTTCGCGAGGGAAGGTGAGCCGAAATTTCGAGAAATTGAGCAGCAAGTTTTGGCTCAACTGCTTTCAAGACCGAAAAAGATGGTGATATCAACGGGTGGTGGAGCGGTGCTCAAGCCGGAGAATCGGCAGCAACTGATAGCGCATGCTCAGGTTGTTTACCTGAGCGCATCCCCTCATGAGATTGCTAAGCGACTGCAGCGCGATACCCAGCGTCCCTTGCTGCAAGTCGATAATCCGCTACAACGGTTGCTAGACTTGCATGCCGTCAGAGATCCTTTCTATAAGGAGGTCGCTGACTTTATGGTTGCTGGAGGCGGCTTGTCTTCAACTCAGGTCGCACAGCGGGTGGCAATGCAGGTGGAGTTGGGTCAACATTCTTGATTCAGGCTCAAAAGCCTTTGAGCCAAAGTGCTGAAGACGCTATTTGCTATCTATTTTGAAGGGTTCCGACGTGGAAACGGTGCATATTGATTTGGATGAGCGCAGCTATCCGATAGTGATTGCTGAGAATGTGTTGACTCAATTTGCCACTTGGCAGGATTTGCCCAAAGCCACGGCCGCTTTGGTGGTGACGAATGATGTGGTGGAGCCACTTTATTTGGCGATGCTGAAGCATGCGTTGAGTCGGAAATATGCGCAAGTCCACACAGTGGTGCTGCCTGATGGTGAGGCGCATAAAGACTGGCAAACCTTGAACCTGATTTTTGATGCGCTGCTCGCAAATGGCTGTGACCGCAAGACGGTATTGTTTGCGCTGGGTGGCGGTGTGGTTGGGGATATGACGGGGTTTGCGGCAGCCAGCTATATGCGCGGCGTGCCATTTGTGCAGGTGCCGACCACGCTGCTATCGCAAGTGGACTCTTCGGTTGGAGGGAAGACTGCCATTAATCATCCGCTGGGCAAGAATATGATTGGAGCCTTCTATCAGCCACAGTTGGTGGTGTGTGATCTGGCTACGTTAGACACCTTGCCACAGCGTGAGCTAAGCGCAGGCTTGGGTGAAATCATTAAGTACGGCCCGATTGCTGACATGCAGTTCTTTGACTGGCTTGAACTGAACATGGATGGCTTGCTGCGCCGCGATCGCAAGCTGCTAGCTCATGCAGTCAAGCGCAGTGTGGAAATCAAAGCATGGGTGGTGGGGCAAGATGAAAAAGAGGCGGGCTTGCGCGCCATTCTCAACTTTGGTCACACCTTCGGGCATGCGATAGAAGCGGGCATGGGCTATGGCAACTGGCTGCATGGTGAAGGCGTAGCCGCAGGCATGGTGATGGCAGCAGAGCTGTCCAAACGACTCGGAATGGTGGATGAGGCATTTGTTACCCGACTGCGCATCCTGATCGAGCGCGCTGGATTACCGGTATTGGGTGCAGTGATTGATGCGAATGACAACGCTGGTCGATACCTTGAGCTGATGCGCGTGGATAAAAAATCGGAGGCGGGTGAAATTCGCTTTGTTCTGATTGATGGAGCAGGCAAGGCTGTCATGTGCTCAGCCCCTGATGCATTGGTGCGTGAGGTGATCGACAGCTGCTGTGGCTGAAATTTTGGATGAACTGCTAGAGTGACTGTATTCAGTTGTGGAGGTAGCCTGCATGAACACTCTGGCTTCTTACGCCTGCAATCCCTTACACAGCAAGGGACGTCTTTTTGCGGAGCCGGTTGCTCCCACGCGTAGCGATTTTCAGCGCGATCGCGATCGAATCGTTCACTCTTCAGCCTTCAGGCGACTGGTTTACAAGACACAAGTCTTTGTGAATCACGAGGGTGACTTGTTTCGTACAAGGCTCACGCATTCGCTGGAGGTTGCGCAGTTGGGGCGTTCCATCGCTTGTTCGCTACAGCTCGATGAAGATCTGGTCGAGGCGATTTGCCTGGCCCATGATCTGGGGCATACGCCGTTTGGTCATGCAGGCCAGGATGCGCTCAATGAATGCATGAGGCCCTATGGAGGTTTTGAGCACAATTTGCAAAGCCTACGAGTGGTGGATAGGTTGGAAGAGCGTTATCCCTCCTTCGACGGCCTCAATCTGACTTTTGAGACCCGCGAAGGCATTCTCAAACATTGCTCGTCAAGCAATGCTCAATTTTTGAACGCACGAGAGCCTGGTGGTGTGGCGCAGCGATTTATAGATGGCTCGCAGCCGTCGCTGGAGGCGCAGCTTTGTAACCTCGCCGATGCGATTGCCTATAACGCGCACGATGTGGATGATGGCGTTCGCTCAGGCGTCATTAGCATGATTCAGTTGCGTGATGCAGTTCCCTTGTTTGCTCGTTATTACGAAGCCACGCTGTCTGATTGGCCGCAGCTTGCACTTGCTAACTCACATCGAAAACTGCTTTACGAAAGCATTCGTCGAATGCTAAGTGACCAAGTCTATGACGTCATCAATCATTCTAGAGAGCGCCTAAAGTCCTCCAAGGTGCACTCCGTAGAGGAGGTACGTCTTCATGGGAAGGTGTTGATTGGCTTTAGCGATGCCATGAAGATTGAGTCTCTGGCGCTGAAACAATTTTTGTTTAAACAGCTGTACCGTCACCCTCAAGTCATACAGACCATGGATAGTGCGCAGCAAGTTGTGAGAGATCTGTTTGCCGCTTATATGGTGGAGCCTGAACGAATGAAGCCTAGATTTGTGCAGCGAGCGCAGGCAGCCAATACTTTGAATGATCGTGCGCGTGTGGTGTCAGACTTTATTGCGGGTATGACGGACCGCTACGCTGCTGGCGAGCATGAGCGTATTACGGGCTTGAATGTGCTGAGTCGCTGAGTGCAGCCGGGTTTGGTCAGCACCTCATGCAGCGTTGTAGAGGGCTCGCTAAAATACAGTATCTGTGTATCTAGAGCCGGAATTTTTCCCGCCCAGTGCGCAATCTTTGGGGGCGATTGCCCCCGTTTGCATTTTGGAGGGCCTTGCCATGACCGAAACCTCAACCACTCTCGAGCAGGGCTTTCCGCCGAATCTCGTCATTGAAGATACTGTGCGTTGGCTGGAAAATGCCGTGATTGGGCTCAACCTTTGCCCCTTTGCCAAGGGTGTGCATGTTAAGGGCCAGATTCATTATGTGGTCAGCGAGGCGACAGATGCCGAGGCGGTGGCACAAGACTTGCACCGCGAGCTTGAAGCGTTGGCTGAAGCCAATGAAGAAAAGCGCGATACGACCTTGCTGATCTTGCCTCTTGCTTTGCAAGACTTCTTGGACTTCAACGACTTTCTTGAAGTTGCAGACGTGATGGTCGAAGAACTAGACTTGGGTGGTATGTTGCAAGTGGCATCTTTCCACCCTCAGTTTCAGTTTGAGGGCACGGACGTAGATGACGTGACCAATTGCACCAATCGTGCGCCATATCCTATTTTGCACTTATTGCGTGAAGACAGTATCGACAAGGCGGTGGAAGTTTTCCCTGAGGCCGAGTCGATTTATGAGCGCAATATGGAGACGCTGGAAAAAATTGGTATTGAAGGCTGGCTGGATCTGGATGTGGGTGCGCGTTGCCCTGCGACAGAACATGGCGCAGCAAAGGCAGAGAAATAATGGCGAAAACGGATAAAAAGCAGGGCGTGCAAAAGCCTGCGGTGGCAAAGGGACAAGATATTTTTGAGCAGCTGGGGCTCAAGCCTGGTCAGAGTATTGATCTGCTCAAAGCGCTGCATATTTTGACGCGTGAGGGCAAGCTCAATCAAGATTCGCGCCGCAAGCTCAAGCAGGTCTATCACCTCTATCAGTTCATCGAGCCATTGCTTAATGAGTTGTCCAAGGATGGTCATGCGGTGACTCTGGCTGACCATGGGGCAGGCAAGTCCTATCTCGGTTTTATCCTTTACGACCTGTATTTCAAGGCCCTGGGTCAAGGCAAAATCTACGGCATTGAGACGCGTGCGCCGCTGGTAGAGGCATCTCAGAAACTGGCTGCCGATCTGGCGTTTGATCGCATGGAGTTTTTGAATATGTCGGTGGCAGAGTCCACCCATGTGGGCTTTATGCCTGCGCAGTTTGATGTGGTCACAGCCTTGCATGCCTGTGATACGGCTACCGATGACGCCATTGCTTTTGGTCTGGAGAAAAAGGCTAAGGCCATGGTTCTCGTGCCCTGCTGTCAGGCAGAGATTGCAGCCTGCCTTCGCCAGACCAAAGCCATAAGCCTGACGCGTACACCGCTAGCTGAGTTGTGGCGTCATCCCATTCATACCCGTGAAATGGGGAGCCAGATCACCAATGTGCTGCGTTGTCTGTACCTTGAAGCTTGTGGCTACCAAGTTACGGTGACCGAGTTGGTGGGCTGGGAGCACAGCATGAAAAATGAGCTCATTGTGGCGCGTTACACGGGGCAGAAAAAGCGTAACTCTGGTCAGCGCCTGCGCCAGTTGTTAGCTGAGTTTGGTTTGATCAACTTAGCTGCGGTTCGTTATCCGTATTTGCCTCAAGAAGAAATGGCTGCATAAAAGGGCAGGCCGTTGGTCGGCCAGCCCTTTTATGGTGAGGTTTGCATCAGTCGCTTCATCAATGCTTGTGTGGATGAGTCGACTCCATCCCAGTCATTGCTGCTTTGGCGAGTTTGGAGTTGCCTAGCTAGCTGTTTGCCCAACTCCACACCCCATTGATCGAAGCTGTTGATATCCCAAATGGCGCCGGAGACGAAGATTCGGTGCTCATACAAAGCAATTAATGCGCCAAGAGAAGCGGGGTCCAGTCTTTCGAGTAATAAGAAGCTGCTGGGACGATTACCTCTGCAGTCTTTCTCAACGCCATCCCCAGAGCGTCCAACCATCAAAGCTTGTGCTTGTGCGATAGCGTTGATGACAAGGCTTTGATGGTGTTTACCCAGATATTTCCCACCATCGCGCAGTGCAATGAACTCCACAGGGATGACATCTTTACCCTGATGCAGCATTTGAAAGAAGGCGTGCTGACCGTTAGTTCCAGGCTCGCCCCAGATGACAGGGGCGGTGGGCGTTGAGAGTTCTACACCATCATTGGTCACGCTCTTGCCATTGCTCTCCATCTCTAACTGCTGGAGATAGGCAGTCAAGCGGCGTAAGCCGTGGCTATAAGGGGCGATGCAGCGGCTAGAGAACTGGCAGAAGTCGCGATACCAGACATCTAGCAGGCCTAGGCGCACGGGGAGATTCACTTCCAATGGAGCAGTGAAAAAGTGAGCGTCCATCGCATGCGCACCGTCAAGCAGAGCGCGAAATTGCACTGAGCCAATGGCAATGGCAATCGGCAGGCCAATGGCAGACCAGAGTGAGAAACGGCCACCCACCCAGTCCCAAAAACCTAGTGTGCGTTGAATGCCGAACTCAGCAGCAGCATGCGTATTGGTAGTTAGCGCGACAAAATGCTTGTTAATCGAGCAAGACGCTTCTGGATCTTCACTGCCGCCATGATCCAGAAACCATTGACGGGCTGAGCGTGCATTGAGCATAGTCTCAGCAGTCGTGAATGATTTTGATGCGATGAGAAACAGTGTGCTTTCTGGCTTGACCCGGCGCAGCACATGCCCAAGCTCATGGCCGTCGACGTTAGAGACAAAGTGGAAGTTCTTACCCGTGTCTATCCAATCTTCAAGCGCATTGACAACGACCTCGGGGCCGAGGTGAGAGCCGCCGATGCCGATATTGACGATGTCGGTAATCTGCTTATCGTCTCTGATTTGCTCTGCCAAGGCAAGCATTTGCTCCAAAGTGCTATGAACTTCATGCAAAGCAGCGTGCATTTCAGCAGGCCAAGCTTGAACCGTTGGAGCATGCTGGATTTCACCCCGGTCAGCAGGCGTTCGTAGAAGCCAGTGCATGACGCTGCGCTGCTCTGTTGAGTTGATGGCCTCGCCTGCCAACATGGCATTGCGCTTTGCCACAAGCTGGCTTTCTTGGGCAAGTTGCAGCAGCAGCGCTTGTGTGTCGGTGTTCAGAAAACTTTTGGATAAGTCTGCGAATACATGAGGTGCTTGCAGGCTCAGCGATGCAAGACGTTGTGAGTCCTGTGCAAATGCTTTGCGCAAATCCAGATGCTGGATTTGCGATGTGTAATGCGTTTGCAAAGCCTGCCAGGCAGGTAGTTCATGACAGAGTGGAGTCAAAAGAAATTCCAGTAAATCATGCAGCAGCTTGCTGCATCAGTGTTTCCAGTTTCAAGGTGTCCGCGGTAAATGCGCGAATGCCTTCTGCCAGCTTTTCGGTGGCCATGGAGTCTTCATTCAGTGCGAATCGGAATGAAGCTTCGTCAAAAATCACACGTTTCAGTTCTTGAGTTTTCGCCGAGTCGGCATCCATGGCGCGAGTTAGTTGCGAGCCGTCCTGCGCTGACAGTTGCGCCAATAGTTCAGGTGCAATGGTAAGCAGGTCACAGCCGGCTAATGCCAAAATTTGCCCGGTATTACGAAAGCTTGCACCCATTACTTCGGTCGCAATGCCGAAGTGCTTGTAGTAATTGTAGATTTGGCGCACTGAGCTCACGCCGGGATCATTGGCGCCAGCCATGGCAGCTTCATTCCACTGGGCGCCTGCTTGTTTTTTATACCAGTCGTAAATGCGGCCCACAAAGGGTGAAATCAGTTGAACCTTGGCTTGCCCGCAGGCAACCGCTTGGCAAAACGAGAAAAGCAGCGTTAGGTTTGTATGAATGCCGCGCTGCTCGAGAATTCGCGCGGCTTCAATGCCTTCCCAAGTGGCGGCAATTTTGATGAGCACGCGCTCGGTATGGACGCCGGCTGCCTGATAAAGCTCGATCAGTCGCTCGCCGCGGGTGACAGTTGCCGTTGTATCAAATGACAAGCGAGCATCAACTTCGGTGGATACGCGGCCGGGGACGGTGTTCAGAATCTCGCAGCCAAAGCGCACCAAAATACGGTCCATGATTTCATCTAAAGACCGATCCTTGAACTGGGCAACCGTGGCGCGCATCAGCGGCGCGTATTCGGGTTTTTGGACGGCTTTCAGAATCAGGGATGGATTGGTGGTGGCATCACGTGGCTGAAACTGAGCCAATTGATGAAAATCACCGGTGTCCGCGACCACGGTTGTGAATTGCTTGAGCGCCTCCAACTGATTCATGACCATCCTTTGATATTTTGTAAATGAATTAGCAAGTGTAGAGCGTGAATCGGGTGCTGAGAATTAGGCTGAGCGCTCATGGAGCATAGAGTGATTGAACGTATCTCTATGGAGACGGCGAGTCGCTGCATTTATTTGCTGAAATATCCAAGTTTCTCCACTAATTTCTGAGTTGTAAGGCCCTTCGGTCTTATGCTTTCTCGTTCTAGTATTTATTAATGGTTTTAACCATACCTGCCGTCAATATGCTTGATCGGATTACCGCCTCCCTTTCGTCCCTGGCACCAGCAGAGCAGCGTGTTGGGCGCTTGGTATTGGCTGATCCACGAGCCTTTGCTCACTTGCCTGTGCGTGAGTTGGCTTTGCGCTCTCATGTCAGCAAGCCCACGGTGGTGCGGTTTTGCCGCAGCATGGGGTATGACGGACTGGCTGACTTCAAGCTCAAGCTGGCAGGAAGTGTCAGCGAGGGTGTACCTTTTATCCATCGCAGCGTTGATAGCGATGACAAGACCAGTGATGTGATGGTCAAAGTGGTGGATAACGCTGTTGCGGCCTTTTTACAATACCGCAATGCCTCAAGCACCGTGGCTATAGAGCATGCGGCACTTGCGATTGCGGCGACTTGGCAAACCGGCAAACGCATTGAGTTTTATGGGGCAGGTAATTCCGGCATCGTGGCATTGGATGCTCAGCACAAGTTTTTCCGCTTGGGCGTGACGAGTCTTGCAACCAGTGATGGACATATGCAGGTGATGAGCGCTACCTTGCTGGGTCCCGGTGATTGCGTGGTGATTATTTCTAACTCCGGTCGCACGCGTGATTTGATGGATGCTGCGGATATTGCGCGTAAAAACGGCGCCACCACGATTGCCATTACGGCCAGTGGTTCGCCCTTGGCATCGGCCTGCCAGATTCATTTGGCGGCAGATCACCCGGAGGGCTATGACCGTTACAGCCCCATGGTGTCGCGATTGCTGCACTTACTCATCATCGATGTTCTAGCTACTTGCGTAGCCTTGCGTATTGGCCCGGCACTGCAGCCTGCGCTGGAGCAGATGAAAAATAATCTCAGGGCTAAGCGTTATACAGAGTGATTGCTCTTAAATAGAGAGCATCTTCCCTTTACTCATCAAGCTGACCCATCACCATGGCTCGTCTCCCTCGTTTAACGCTGGCACATACGCCGCACCACATCATTCAGCGCGGCAATAACAGCAGCGAGATTTTTGTGGATGCACAGGATCGCCTTGCCATGCTGGACCTGATGCGCGAGATGGCGAGGCGTTTTGATGTAGATGTGCATGCCTATGTGCTCATGCCCAATCACTTTCATCTGTTACTTACGCCCAAGACTGACCAGGGTGTCCCTCAATTTATGCAGGCGCTGGGCCGCAGCTATGTGCGCTACTTCAACAACCGACATGGGCGCACCGGCACCTTATGGGAGGGGCGCTATCGGAGCACTTTGCTGCAGGCTGAGCGGTGGTTGCTGGCCACCATGGTGTCTATGGACTTGAACCCCGTGCGCGCAGGGCTGGTGCCGCGGGCGCTGGACTGGCCATGGTCTAGTTATGCGCATAACGCTGGCATTCAGCATGATGGCCTCATCAGCCCGCATGCTCTTTTTTGGGCTTTGGGCAATACACCGTTTGCGCGTGATGTCGCCTATGTCAAAGCGGTGGAAGCAGGTCTGGATCAAGACGCTCAAGAGCAAATTAGCCACGCTGCTTTGCTCGGTTGGGCCCTGGGTGAGCCTGAATTTATTGAAAATTTGCAACACAAAACCGAGCGCCGGGTGATGCGGCAGAAGGCTGGAAGGCCGGCGGCACGCACAGTCTTGGTGCGTAAGGCTCAAGAGTAAATTTCTATCTCTTTGTTTTTATTGAATTGGCTTGTTTATTTTTGATATGTCCCTAATTTAAATAAAGATACAAGTACGTTGATTTAATTAGTATCTGACCCTAATTAAATTTTATTGCATAACTTCATGCTCTGTCGTAATCTTGCAATCCCCGCGATTGATATAAGAGGATTCCCCATGACGACGGCTGCAGAGATTAAGCGTCTCCAGGACCACGGTCTGTACTCCAAGAGCAACGAGCATGATGCTTGTGGTCTGGGTTTTGTTGCCCACATCAAGGGCCAGAAACGTCATGACATCGTCTTGGGCGCGCTCAAAATTTTGGAAAACATCGACCACCGCGGTGCTGTGGGTGCAGACCCGTTGATGGGTGATGGCGCAGGTATCTTGATTCAGATTCCTGACCAGCTCTACCGTGAAGAGATGGCCAAGCAAGGTGTGACACTGCCACCGGCTGGTGAATACGGCGTGGGCATGATCTTTTTGCCTAAAGAACATGCATCCCGCCTAGCTTGCGAGCAAGAGATGGAACGCGCCATCAAGGCCGAAGGCCAAGTGCTGCTGGGCTGGCGCGATGTACCGGTGAACCGCGACATGCCTATGTCGCCCACCGTGCAGGAAAAAGAACCTATCCTGCGCCAAGTCTTCATTGGCCGCGGCGCAGACGTGATCGTGCAAGACGCGCTGGAGCGCAAGCTGTACGTGATTCGCAAGACTGCCAGCGGTGCGATTCAAGGTCTGGGCCTCAAGCACAGCAAGGAATACTACGTTCCTTCCATGAGCAGCCGCACCGTGGTTTACAAGGGCCTGTTG is part of the Comamonas sp. Y33R10-2 genome and harbors:
- the pilQ gene encoding type IV pilus secretin PilQ, giving the protein MMGSNRRTLAKARWGLTLGSLLLSSAAWAQARIEAVTGAVQSGSEVIRVELSEPLAADPTGFVVQSPARIALDFPGVTNASGKSLVEFNQGNLRSANLVEASGRSRLVLNLKAATTYRLQRQGKSLLIMLDPAGAAATVAGTPAAVAPVFESKSASTDAASIKGVDFRRGNDGSGRVIVSLGSSQVGVDLRQEGKGLTVDFLRSDLPENLRKKLDVADFGTPVQAISTTQQGDRVRMRIDPIGDWEHSAYQSDNQFVLEVRQKKVDTSKLTQGPGYSGEKLSLNFQNIEVRSLLQVIADFTNFNIVTSDTVTGALTLRLKDVPWDQALQIIMDAKGLGMRKSGSVLWIAPKDEIDARTKRDYEAAMEIQKLEPLRTQGFQLNYAKAADILTQITTSTGGGGGTGTATSARFLSARGSAISEPRTNQLFVTDTPTKLDEMKALLATLDVPVRQVMIEARIVEARDTFGRNLGVKFGGGAIGSNRAFGTNQGSVPGAALTSTSTSAISNSNFVNLPASAISGAAAGQVAFSVFNSSLTRFLSLELSALEAEGDGKIISNPRLVTADQNKALIEQGTEYPYSVTAPNGATTISFKKAVLKLEVTPQITPEGDIILDLDVNKDSRGETTTQGVAIDTKHIKTQVLVENGGTVVIGGIFEMEETNQVNKVPLLGDIPVLGHLFRNSAKASQKREMLIFITPKMLSQARNTSK
- a CDS encoding shikimate kinase; protein product: MTILKNSHIALVGLPGCGKSTIGRYLAKRWALPFVDVDAAIEEHIRCTIREFFAREGEPKFREIEQQVLAQLLSRPKKMVISTGGGAVLKPENRQQLIAHAQVVYLSASPHEIAKRLQRDTQRPLLQVDNPLQRLLDLHAVRDPFYKEVADFMVAGGGLSSTQVAQRVAMQVELGQHS
- the aroB gene encoding 3-dehydroquinate synthase; this translates as METVHIDLDERSYPIVIAENVLTQFATWQDLPKATAALVVTNDVVEPLYLAMLKHALSRKYAQVHTVVLPDGEAHKDWQTLNLIFDALLANGCDRKTVLFALGGGVVGDMTGFAAASYMRGVPFVQVPTTLLSQVDSSVGGKTAINHPLGKNMIGAFYQPQLVVCDLATLDTLPQRELSAGLGEIIKYGPIADMQFFDWLELNMDGLLRRDRKLLAHAVKRSVEIKAWVVGQDEKEAGLRAILNFGHTFGHAIEAGMGYGNWLHGEGVAAGMVMAAELSKRLGMVDEAFVTRLRILIERAGLPVLGAVIDANDNAGRYLELMRVDKKSEAGEIRFVLIDGAGKAVMCSAPDALVREVIDSCCG
- a CDS encoding deoxyguanosinetriphosphate triphosphohydrolase; translated protein: MNTLASYACNPLHSKGRLFAEPVAPTRSDFQRDRDRIVHSSAFRRLVYKTQVFVNHEGDLFRTRLTHSLEVAQLGRSIACSLQLDEDLVEAICLAHDLGHTPFGHAGQDALNECMRPYGGFEHNLQSLRVVDRLEERYPSFDGLNLTFETREGILKHCSSSNAQFLNAREPGGVAQRFIDGSQPSLEAQLCNLADAIAYNAHDVDDGVRSGVISMIQLRDAVPLFARYYEATLSDWPQLALANSHRKLLYESIRRMLSDQVYDVINHSRERLKSSKVHSVEEVRLHGKVLIGFSDAMKIESLALKQFLFKQLYRHPQVIQTMDSAQQVVRDLFAAYMVEPERMKPRFVQRAQAANTLNDRARVVSDFIAGMTDRYAAGEHERITGLNVLSR
- a CDS encoding DUF1415 domain-containing protein — encoded protein: MTETSTTLEQGFPPNLVIEDTVRWLENAVIGLNLCPFAKGVHVKGQIHYVVSEATDAEAVAQDLHRELEALAEANEEKRDTTLLILPLALQDFLDFNDFLEVADVMVEELDLGGMLQVASFHPQFQFEGTDVDDVTNCTNRAPYPILHLLREDSIDKAVEVFPEAESIYERNMETLEKIGIEGWLDLDVGARCPATEHGAAKAEK
- a CDS encoding SAM-dependent methyltransferase — protein: MAKTDKKQGVQKPAVAKGQDIFEQLGLKPGQSIDLLKALHILTREGKLNQDSRRKLKQVYHLYQFIEPLLNELSKDGHAVTLADHGAGKSYLGFILYDLYFKALGQGKIYGIETRAPLVEASQKLAADLAFDRMEFLNMSVAESTHVGFMPAQFDVVTALHACDTATDDAIAFGLEKKAKAMVLVPCCQAEIAACLRQTKAISLTRTPLAELWRHPIHTREMGSQITNVLRCLYLEACGYQVTVTELVGWEHSMKNELIVARYTGQKKRNSGQRLRQLLAEFGLINLAAVRYPYLPQEEMAA
- the pgi gene encoding glucose-6-phosphate isomerase, which translates into the protein MTPLCHELPAWQALQTHYTSQIQHLDLRKAFAQDSQRLASLSLQAPHVFADLSKSFLNTDTQALLLQLAQESQLVAKRNAMLAGEAINSTEQRSVMHWLLRTPADRGEIQHAPTVQAWPAEMHAALHEVHSTLEQMLALAEQIRDDKQITDIVNIGIGGSHLGPEVVVNALEDWIDTGKNFHFVSNVDGHELGHVLRRVKPESTLFLIASKSFTTAETMLNARSARQWFLDHGGSEDPEASCSINKHFVALTTNTHAAAEFGIQRTLGFWDWVGGRFSLWSAIGLPIAIAIGSVQFRALLDGAHAMDAHFFTAPLEVNLPVRLGLLDVWYRDFCQFSSRCIAPYSHGLRRLTAYLQQLEMESNGKSVTNDGVELSTPTAPVIWGEPGTNGQHAFFQMLHQGKDVIPVEFIALRDGGKYLGKHHQSLVINAIAQAQALMVGRSGDGVEKDCRGNRPSSFLLLERLDPASLGALIALYEHRIFVSGAIWDINSFDQWGVELGKQLARQLQTRQSSNDWDGVDSSTQALMKRLMQTSP
- the tal gene encoding transaldolase, producing the protein MNQLEALKQFTTVVADTGDFHQLAQFQPRDATTNPSLILKAVQKPEYAPLMRATVAQFKDRSLDEIMDRILVRFGCEILNTVPGRVSTEVDARLSFDTTATVTRGERLIELYQAAGVHTERVLIKIAATWEGIEAARILEQRGIHTNLTLLFSFCQAVACGQAKVQLISPFVGRIYDWYKKQAGAQWNEAAMAGANDPGVSSVRQIYNYYKHFGIATEVMGASFRNTGQILALAGCDLLTIAPELLAQLSAQDGSQLTRAMDADSAKTQELKRVIFDEASFRFALNEDSMATEKLAEGIRAFTADTLKLETLMQQAAA
- a CDS encoding MurR/RpiR family transcriptional regulator, translating into MLDRITASLSSLAPAEQRVGRLVLADPRAFAHLPVRELALRSHVSKPTVVRFCRSMGYDGLADFKLKLAGSVSEGVPFIHRSVDSDDKTSDVMVKVVDNAVAAFLQYRNASSTVAIEHAALAIAATWQTGKRIEFYGAGNSGIVALDAQHKFFRLGVTSLATSDGHMQVMSATLLGPGDCVVIISNSGRTRDLMDAADIARKNGATTIAITASGSPLASACQIHLAADHPEGYDRYSPMVSRLLHLLIIDVLATCVALRIGPALQPALEQMKNNLRAKRYTE